TCCGCCGAAAGCCCCATGGCGCGCGCCATGGCGATGGTGAACGCGGTCACGCGCTTGGAGTGGCCTTCGGTTTCGGCGTCTTTCAAATCGAGCGCGTCGCCCAGCGCTTCCAGCGTGATGTCGTACGACCGCTCCAGGTCCACCATCGTGGCGCGCAATTGTTCGGTGCGCGCCGCCACCAGCGACTCCAGGTTCGACTGGTAGGCGCGGTTCTCCATGCGCAGGCGCCGGTTCTCCAGCGCGCGGCGCACGGTCGCGAGCAGTTGCTCGCGCTCGAACGGCTTGAGCAGGTAATCGTAGGCCCCGTTTCGGATCGCTCCCAGCGCGACGGAAATATCGTGCACCGCCGTCACCATGATCACCGGCATGTCAGGGAAGCGTTCCTTGGTGCGCTCCAGCAGGCCCAGGCCGTCGAGCTCGGCCATCATCAGGTCGGAGAGCATCAGCTCGAAATCCTGCCCTGAGTTAAGGATGCCCAGCGCTTCCACGCCCGACGAGGCAGGCGCGCACTCGTAACCGGCGCTGCTCAGCATGGAGGTAACGATCTCTCGGATGGACTCTTCGTCGTCAACCACAAGAATGCGTTCCGCGGGCACGTTTCCGGTCCTCTGGGTTACCTAGGGCTGCGGCATTTTGGCATGAGGCCTGAAACGATTCAATTGGCATGTATGCCTTAAGTAACGGGTTGGACCGTTTTACGCAATCAGCCGCGCTGCCATTCCGTGCTATACCAGCGCAAGAAACCAATGTCACCTGACGTCTTGGAGCGGCTATGGCCCCTCTCGTCGCACGCCCCTGCCGACGTGCTGACCGAGGCCTCGGTCATCGTGTTGCTTCTCGTCGCCGCGCTGGTGGTCTACCGCGCCTTTCAGGAACGCTACCTGATCGGTTGGATCGCGGGCTGGGGCGCTTACCTGGCCTTCCGGCTCGCCATAAAGTTCGCCGTTCTGTATCCCGGAGTGCGCGGTTGGGCAGCGCTCTCCGAGGCCACGTTTGGCATCGCCGCCGCGGGATTTGTCGCCTCGGTGCTGCTCTACACCGATTCCAACCGCATGTTGCTGCCGCTGGGAATCGCCACCGCTGTTGGTGTGGACCTGGCGCTGATGCACGCTTTCTGGTGGCCCACGTCGGCCCTCATGGCCACGCTGGTGCTGCTGGTGTGGATCGCCATTTGCGCCCTCGGCGCCATGCGCCTGGGCGAGTTTTTCATGGGCCGGCCCAAGCTTGCCCCGTGGCTTCTCGCGGTGACGCTGGCCTTGCTGCCCGGCGTCAGTCCGAACGCTCCCGCCGTGGTACCGCGTTTGGGTCTGTGGGTGGAAACGCTGCTCGGCCTGAGCATGCTGCTGCTCCTGCTCGACGCCGCGCAGGCCCGCCTGCGCCGCCTGCGGGTGGTCAACGCGCTCAGCGAGGAGATGACGCAGGCCCGCGACTTCGGCAGCCTCATGAACACGGCGCTGAAGGAGCTTTCCGGGCTGCTTGAGTCTGACGCCGCGTGGTTCCGCCTGCTCGAGGGCGATCAGCTGATCATTACCAGTCACATCGGACTCAGGGACGAATACATTCGTTCACGCGCCGTCCTGGGCAACGACAGCTTTACCGCTGGGGTGCTCCGCTCCGGAACTCCCCGTATGTTACGCCGCCGCGACGCCGACTCGCTTACCCTCCGGCGCCTGATGGAGGACGGCTTCGATCACGTCCTGATCGTGCCCGTTGCCGGCAAGTCCGGCCCGGTGGGCTCGCTCGCGATTGCCAACCGCAGTCAACGCTCCTACAGCCTCGACGAGATCCAGTTTGTGGCGAGCACGGCGCGCCACCTGGGGCTGGCGGTCGAGAACCTGCGCATGCTCGATCGTGTGCTCCACTCCCAGCGGCAGTGGGTCAACACTTTCGACTCCATTGCCGACGCCATCGTGGTGCACGACGACCAGCTCAACATCATTCGCGCCAACCGCGCGCTTGGCGTGCTGGTCAACCAGGCGCCCAGCGAAATCTACGGCCGCAAGGTGCTCGATGTTCTTCCTGCCAGCACCGCCACGGTCCCCGGGCATTGCCCTTACTGCCTCCGCCAGGCCTACAGCAATGACGTGAGCTACCTGGAAAGCCCCGATCCCTGTTTCGGCGGCTTTTCGGTGGTCTCCACGTTCTCTTACAGCGAAGACGGCAGCAGTCGCCTGGGCACGATTCATATCATTCGCGACACCACCGAGCGCCGCCTCGCCGAACAGCGTTACAAGCTGCTCTTCGACGGCGTCCACGAAGGCGCTTTCATTTCCACTCCGGAAGGCAAACTCATCGATTGCAACGAGGCGCTCGTACGCATGCTCGGCTACCAGACGCGCGAAGAAGTCCTGGCGCTCGACATTGCCGGCGCTCTCTACGCCGATCCCAAGCGCCGCCAGGACTTCCTCGCCGCCATCGAGCGCGACGGCTTCGTGCGCAACTTCGAGGTGCGCCTGCGCCGCAGGGACGGTTCCGAGGTGATCGCGCTCGAGAGCAGCTTCGCCACCCGCGACAGCGCCGGCGCCGTGGACCGCTACCAGGGCTTCCTGCTCGACGTCACCGACAAGAAGCGCACCGAAGACGAGCTCCGCCGCCGCAACCACGAATTGAACGTCCTCAACTCGCTCGCCGTAATCGCCACCCAGTCCTTCGATCTCGACGAGATACTGAACCTCACGCTGCGCCAGGTGGGGAATCTGTTCTCGGCGCACGGCGCTTCCATCTGCCTGCTCGATCCGGCGACCGGAGTACTGTCGCGCCGCGCCGCCTTCGGCAGCAGCGCACAGATGCCGGAGATGAACCAGGTGCGGATGTCCGAAACCCTGCTCGAGAAAATCCGCAGCCAGCACCTCGAGGTGCTTTCCTCCGGCATGCTGAGCGAGTTGCCGCACGAGGTGCAGGCATTCGTCTTCGCCGAGGAAATCAGGTCCTGGTTGATCGTCGTGCTCTGGAACAAGGACACGATCGCCGGCACGTTCGGGCTGAGCAGCCGCGAGCCCAACGTCTTCTCCTCCGATCGCGACCGCGAGCTGCTGCTCGCCATCGGCCGGCAACTGGCCACCACCATCGAAAAAGTTCGGTTGTACGAAGAGACCTGTCGCGCCTACGAGCACCTCAGTCAGACGCAGGAGCAGCTGCTGCAGAGCGAAAAAATGTCCGCGGTGGGTCAGCTCATTTCAGGCGTTGCCCATGAGCTGAACAATCCGCTTACCGCCATCCTGGGCTACGCTCAGCTGCTGGAAGGCGAGTCGCAAACCGACCGCGCCCGCGACTTCACCAACAAAATCTTCCGGCAGGCGCAGCGCACCCACCGGGTGGTGCAGAATCTGCTCTCCTTCGCCCGCCAGCGCAAACCGGAGAAGGAGCAGGTGGATGTTCGTCGCGTCGTGGAGGACGCACTCACCCTTCGCGATTACGATCTCAAGCTCAACAACATCGTGGTGGAGCGCGAGTTCGGCGCAAACGCGGCGCCCGTGGTGGCCGACGCCCACCAGCTCGAGCAGGTGTTCCTCAACATCATCAACAACGCCGCGGATGCGATGCTCGAGGGCGGTCGCCCAGGCCGCCTGCGCGTTCGCGTCGCCACCGAGACCGGCAAGATCGCCGTCGAGGTTCACGACAACGGCCCCGGGCTGAAGGACACCAAGCGCATCTTCGACCCCTTCTACACCACCAAGCAGGTGGGCAAGGGGACCGGCCTGGGACTGAGCATCTGCTACGGCATCGTCAAGGAACACGGCGGCGAAATCACCGCCTTCAATCACCCGCAGGGGGGCGCCGTCTTCCGTGTGCTGCTGCCTGCCGCCGAAGAAGCCGTTGCCACCGCGCGCGAAGCCCCCGCCGCCCGCACCCAGCATGGCATGCTGCACGGGCGGGTGCTGATTGTTGACGACGAGGAGAGCGTGCTCGAGTTCGAGCGCGAGGTCCTGGCCGGCGCCGGCGCCGAGGTCACGGCGCTGGGACGCGGCGAAGACGCCCTCCGATTGCTGCAGCGCGAGTCGTTTGAGGCGATGGTCGTCGACGGCAAGATGCCGGGCAAATGCGGTGGGTTTGAGATCTTCAACTGGATCAGCTCCCATCGTCCCGAGCTGGAGTCCGTGGTTGTGCTCACCCTCTCCGACATCAGCGATCCGGAGTTGCGCGCACTGGTTGAGACCAAGCAGGTCGCCTATCTCATCAAGCCGTTTGAAGTCGCCGAACTGATCGCCACCATCCGGCGCGTGCTTGACCGCCGCACTACCACAACTGCGCGCGCCTGACGCAGCCCGTTCGGAACTTGTTAGCTGCTGGTCTAACAGTGTGTACCGCGGTGCCAACTCCCGGTATTCAGCTACCCTGGAATTTCACAGCCACCCAACGGCAAACGCTCTCGGCGAGAGATTTCTACCCGAATTTCTTCGGACGGGAACAGTGCAATTGGCCCTTCCTCGGGCGGGGCGTCTCAAGGCGGCGCGCGCCTACTGGCTTCTCAGTCCTAGCGATTTCATAAGGTTACGGGCCCTGCGCGCCTGCATATTCAGTGTGTAAATTCTGCTTGTCTCAGGGAATCGTCTATATGCGGCTGCCATTCTGGCCGTAACACGTGCCCTCCATCTCTTGACGTACCAACGCCGTGCGGCCGGGCCGGCAGGCGCTCAGAAATGGCGGGCCAAGTGCTTGAGCAAGGGTTGCCAAGGCTTCCGCTACGGCGGGGTCGGCAGTTACCAGAAGCGTTCCCCAGGGCTGAGCCCCACAGAGGTCACACATGGCGAGCACGATTCAGGAACTGAAGTTGACCAGCTTCGCGTCGTATCTGCCCGCATTCGAATCCGGAGCAAACTACGAACTGATCTATGAGCAGAACCGGCATCGGGTTTACGCGCTGTCGTTCTGGATGACCGACAACGAGATGGCGGCCGAGGAGCTGATGGCGCAGGTCTTCCATCGCGCTTTCGCGGCTTCGACCGTGCCTTCGGATGAAATGATCGACCGCGCACTCATTGCCGAGCTGCGCGAGACCGCGCCTTTGGGCGTCCTCACGCTGGAGTGCTCTCCGGCGGCCGAGGCGCTGAACGTACGCAGCAATGTCATGCGCGTGCACCTGGAGCGCGCCGTCGTGCAGCTCCCGCCGACCGAGCGCCTCATCTTCCTGATGCACGATGCCGAGTCCTACAGCCACGAGCGCATCGCCCGCACCCTGGGCCTGAGCGCGGATGAATCGCGCTACGGCCTGCACCAGGCGCGGCTGCGCGTTCGCGAACTGCTGGCCGGCATGCGCTGAACAAATTTCGGGCCCCTGGGTCCTCTCTCCTGGCCCCTCGTCCGCGAGGGGCATTTTTCTGCTCTTCAGGGCTCACCACGAAGACACGAAGGTACGAAGAAATTGAAGCAATCGGTGTGTCTTTGCCCCTTCGTGGTGAAAGAAGCGTGCGGATTAGAACAACTCGGGTGGGAGAACGCAGATGTCCGGCAAATTGCGATAGCGCTCGGCGTGGTCCATGCCGTATCCGACCACGAAGTGATCGGGAATCTGGAAGCCGGTGTAGTCGGCGGTGATCGGCTGCACGCGGCGCGACGGTTTGTCGAGCAGCGCGGCCAGCTTTAGCGCGCGCGGCTGGTGCGCGACCAGCAGCTTGCGCAGATAAGTCAGCGTCAGGCCCGTGTCCAGAATGTCCTCCACCAGGATCACGTTCTTGTCGTTCACCGACTGGTCAAGGTCCTTGGTGAGCCGCACTTCGCCCGAGGAGTGCGCCGCCTTGCCGTAGCTGGAGACGGCGATGAAGTCGAACGTCGCGTCGAGCTGCACCGCGCGCGCCAGGTCGCTCAGGAAAACCGTGGCGCCCTTCAGCACGCCCACGAAGATGATCGGCTGCCCCGCAAAATCGCGCGTGATCTGCGCGCCCATTTCGTTGACGCGCGCCAGAATTTGCGCCCGCGTGAACAACACCTTCAGTTCCGGTTTCACTTGGACAGCCTGCATGAGCGCATATTCATAACAGGAACCGCGCGGGCTGGCTAGGCGAAATCGTCTTGGAGAAGCAACGGCCAATGAGCGGTCTGCCAACGACCCTCTCCGGTTTACAATCGAACGTTTCGGAGGCCATGCCATCATGCGTGTAGACCTCAAGGGCGTCCGCATCACCTGGCTCGGACACGCCACCTTTCGCATCGAGACACCCGGCGGCAAGACGTTCATTATCGACCCCTGGGTGATGAACAATCCCGCCTGCCCGCCCGAGCACAAGAAGCTGAAGAAAGTTGACGCCATGCTCGTCACGCACGGTCACGGCGACCACATCGGCGACGCAGTCGAGATCGCGAAACAGCACGACCCCGTCGTCGTCGGTATCTACGAGCTGTGCTTGTGGCTGCAGAAGAAAGGCGTAAAGCAGGTCGCGCCCATGAACAAGGGCGGCACGCAGCAGGTGCTCGACGTGCACGTCACCATGACCACCGCCAACCACTCCTGCGGCATCGACGATGGCGGGCACACCGTTTATGCCGGCGATCCTTGCGGCTACGTGGTGGAGTTCGAGACCGGCTTGCGCATCTATCACGCCGGCGACACCAACGTCTTCAGCGACATGCACATCATCCACGACCTCTATAAGCCCGACATCGCCATGATCCCCATCGGCGACCACTTCACCATGGGCCCGCGCGAAGCCGCCTACGCCTGCAACCTGCTTCAGCCCAAGGTCGTCATCCCGATGCACTTTGGTACATTTCCGCTGCTGACCGGAACGCCGGAAAAATTAGGCAAGCTGATCGGCGACCTCGAACTGGAGGTCTGCGAGATGAGCCCAGGTGAAACACTGGCCTAACGTAGTTTTTGGGATCCTTGTGTTCCTTCGTGCCCTTTGTGTTTAAGCTTTTGGTTTGGCTTTTACAGTTGGTTTTGACTTTGCCGACGACCGACGGCCAACGACCGATCATGCCCAACATCACCTATCCCGCCATTGACCAGTATCTGCTCTCACTTCTGCCGCCCCGCGACGCCGTCCTCTCCGCCATGGAAGCCGAAGCCGCCAGGCGCAACGTCCCGATCGTCGGACCCGCCGTCGGCCGCGTGCTCTGCCAGTTGGCGCAGCTCATCGGCGCCAAATCCGTCTTCGAGATGGGCTCGGCCATTGGCTACTCCACCCTCTGGTGGGCGCGCGCCGTCGGCGATGGCGGCAAGGTGATCTACACCGACGGCAGCCAGAAAAATGCCGACGAGGCCCGCCGCAACTTTGAAAAGGCTGGCGTGACCGCGCGAATTGAAGTCAAGGTTGGTGACGCGCTGGAAATCCTCAGCGAGCACAAGGGCCCGTTCGACATCATCTTCTGCGACATCGACAAGGAAGACTACCCGCGCGCCTTCAGGCTCGCCCTCCCGCGCATCCGCAAGGGCGGCCTGTTCGTAGCCGACAACGTACTCTGGTCCGGCCGCGTCGCCGATCCTTCCGCCAAACCGGAAGAAAGCACCAGGGCCATCCGGGAGTTCAACCGCCTGCTCTACGCCTCGCCGGAATTGTTCACCACGATTCTGCCGCTGCGGGACGGCGTGGCGGTCGCGACGAAGCGGTAAGACTTAACCACAGAGGACACGGACAAATCACAAAAGGTTTCCTCCGCGCTCCTCTGTGTCCTCCGTGGTTAGAGGTTTGCCTAGATCGACTGCACCGGCAGGGCCGTCAAATCCTCCACCAGCCCGACTTCCTTTTGCAGGAACGGCTCGGCATACTTCACGCCCACCATCATGCCGTAGAAGCGCGCCATCGCCTCCAGGCGTCCGCGAATTTCGGCCTGGGCAGGGAAGAGCCCGGCGCCGGCCGCCTGGTCCCCGAACTGTGACTTGTACGCCATCAGCGCCGCCACGCGCGCGTCGAATTGCGCCGTGATGTCCACCACGAACGTCGGCCGCACATCGTGGTACAGCGTCGCATACACGATCTTGAACGGACGATGCGCCTCGGGCGCCTCCGGCAGATCGAGCTTGCGCAGTCCCGCGAGAAAGCACGCTTCGTACCCCAGCGTCGAGCAGGT
This genomic interval from Terriglobales bacterium contains the following:
- a CDS encoding HD domain-containing phosphohydrolase, yielding MPAERILVVDDEESIREIVTSMLSSAGYECAPASSGVEALGILNSGQDFELMLSDLMMAELDGLGLLERTKERFPDMPVIMVTAVHDISVALGAIRNGAYDYLLKPFEREQLLATVRRALENRRLRMENRAYQSNLESLVAARTEQLRATMVDLERSYDITLEALGDALDLKDAETEGHSKRVTAFTIAMARAMGLSAERIRVIARGAFLHDIGKMAIPDAILRKPGALNEEEKMIMREHCYRGYQMLRKIPFLGEASEIVYAHQECYDGSGYPRGLRGEEIPLGARIFAIADTLDAITSDRPYRRAQPFSAARDEIVKWSGRQFDPQIVKVFTSMPESIWDDLRKEINSHIYRFQYPPQKKTAGVAAE
- a CDS encoding ATP-binding protein — protein: MSPDVLERLWPLSSHAPADVLTEASVIVLLLVAALVVYRAFQERYLIGWIAGWGAYLAFRLAIKFAVLYPGVRGWAALSEATFGIAAAGFVASVLLYTDSNRMLLPLGIATAVGVDLALMHAFWWPTSALMATLVLLVWIAICALGAMRLGEFFMGRPKLAPWLLAVTLALLPGVSPNAPAVVPRLGLWVETLLGLSMLLLLLDAAQARLRRLRVVNALSEEMTQARDFGSLMNTALKELSGLLESDAAWFRLLEGDQLIITSHIGLRDEYIRSRAVLGNDSFTAGVLRSGTPRMLRRRDADSLTLRRLMEDGFDHVLIVPVAGKSGPVGSLAIANRSQRSYSLDEIQFVASTARHLGLAVENLRMLDRVLHSQRQWVNTFDSIADAIVVHDDQLNIIRANRALGVLVNQAPSEIYGRKVLDVLPASTATVPGHCPYCLRQAYSNDVSYLESPDPCFGGFSVVSTFSYSEDGSSRLGTIHIIRDTTERRLAEQRYKLLFDGVHEGAFISTPEGKLIDCNEALVRMLGYQTREEVLALDIAGALYADPKRRQDFLAAIERDGFVRNFEVRLRRRDGSEVIALESSFATRDSAGAVDRYQGFLLDVTDKKRTEDELRRRNHELNVLNSLAVIATQSFDLDEILNLTLRQVGNLFSAHGASICLLDPATGVLSRRAAFGSSAQMPEMNQVRMSETLLEKIRSQHLEVLSSGMLSELPHEVQAFVFAEEIRSWLIVVLWNKDTIAGTFGLSSREPNVFSSDRDRELLLAIGRQLATTIEKVRLYEETCRAYEHLSQTQEQLLQSEKMSAVGQLISGVAHELNNPLTAILGYAQLLEGESQTDRARDFTNKIFRQAQRTHRVVQNLLSFARQRKPEKEQVDVRRVVEDALTLRDYDLKLNNIVVEREFGANAAPVVADAHQLEQVFLNIINNAADAMLEGGRPGRLRVRVATETGKIAVEVHDNGPGLKDTKRIFDPFYTTKQVGKGTGLGLSICYGIVKEHGGEITAFNHPQGGAVFRVLLPAAEEAVATAREAPAARTQHGMLHGRVLIVDDEESVLEFEREVLAGAGAEVTALGRGEDALRLLQRESFEAMVVDGKMPGKCGGFEIFNWISSHRPELESVVVLTLSDISDPELRALVETKQVAYLIKPFEVAELIATIRRVLDRRTTTTARA
- a CDS encoding sigma factor-like helix-turn-helix DNA-binding protein; this encodes MASTIQELKLTSFASYLPAFESGANYELIYEQNRHRVYALSFWMTDNEMAAEELMAQVFHRAFAASTVPSDEMIDRALIAELRETAPLGVLTLECSPAAEALNVRSNVMRVHLERAVVQLPPTERLIFLMHDAESYSHERIARTLGLSADESRYGLHQARLRVRELLAGMR
- the hpt gene encoding hypoxanthine phosphoribosyltransferase, translating into MQAVQVKPELKVLFTRAQILARVNEMGAQITRDFAGQPIIFVGVLKGATVFLSDLARAVQLDATFDFIAVSSYGKAAHSSGEVRLTKDLDQSVNDKNVILVEDILDTGLTLTYLRKLLVAHQPRALKLAALLDKPSRRVQPITADYTGFQIPDHFVVGYGMDHAERYRNLPDICVLPPELF
- a CDS encoding metal-dependent hydrolase — encoded protein: MRVDLKGVRITWLGHATFRIETPGGKTFIIDPWVMNNPACPPEHKKLKKVDAMLVTHGHGDHIGDAVEIAKQHDPVVVGIYELCLWLQKKGVKQVAPMNKGGTQQVLDVHVTMTTANHSCGIDDGGHTVYAGDPCGYVVEFETGLRIYHAGDTNVFSDMHIIHDLYKPDIAMIPIGDHFTMGPREAAYACNLLQPKVVIPMHFGTFPLLTGTPEKLGKLIGDLELEVCEMSPGETLA
- a CDS encoding O-methyltransferase; protein product: MPNITYPAIDQYLLSLLPPRDAVLSAMEAEAARRNVPIVGPAVGRVLCQLAQLIGAKSVFEMGSAIGYSTLWWARAVGDGGKVIYTDGSQKNADEARRNFEKAGVTARIEVKVGDALEILSEHKGPFDIIFCDIDKEDYPRAFRLALPRIRKGGLFVADNVLWSGRVADPSAKPEESTRAIREFNRLLYASPELFTTILPLRDGVAVATKR
- the bshB1 gene encoding bacillithiol biosynthesis deacetylase BshB1, yielding MQEGHRGLDILAIAAHRDDVEQTCGGTLLKAAEHGKRCGILDLTRGEMGTRGTAEQRAVEAGAAQRILKAQWREALDIPDGRVENTWENRLKVARVIRQQRPRVVILPYWQGRHPDHYTCSTLGYEACFLAGLRKLDLPEAPEAHRPFKIVYATLYHDVRPTFVVDITAQFDARVAALMAYKSQFGDQAAGAGLFPAQAEIRGRLEAMARFYGMMVGVKYAEPFLQKEVGLVEDLTALPVQSI